Genomic segment of Oncorhynchus keta strain PuntledgeMale-10-30-2019 chromosome 5, Oket_V2, whole genome shotgun sequence:
TGCAAGATCCACACAGCAGATATTGTGGGCTacgttaggaatgctgtgttgcatgtGTATTTTACGTGGCGTTattacgttatataggtatgcaagtcagctttgacatcggttttgcacaaaCTAGACAGACATCGAGCCGATACCGACGTTGGCATTTTTAGATAATCTCGGGCAATTccgatatattgtgcatcccaaatagaaatgtttgcattattttttttaagtatcacatttgcataagtattcagacccttcactcagtactttgttgaagcacctttgtcaaaaattacagcctcaagtcttcttgggtatgacgctacaagcttgtcacgtgtatttggggagtttcccccattcttctctgcagatccactcaagctccatcaggttggatggggagcgttgctgtccagctattttcaggtctctccagagatgttagatcgggttcaagtccaggctctgcctgggccactcaagggcagagagacttgttccgaagccactcctgcgttgccttggcagtgtgcttagagtcgttgtcctattggaaggtgaaccttcaccccagtctgaagtcctgagcgctctggagcaggttttcatcaaggatctcactgtactttgctccattaatctttcccCTTGATCCTGaatagtttcccagtccctgcagatgaaaaacatccccacagtatgatgctgccaccaacatgctggTGCCAGGTGGAATCCAGAAGTGACACATGGCattcagctgtcagagcagctcacagattactgaacctgtacatagcccacctataatttagcccaaacaactacctctttccctactgtatttatttttatttgttttgttcctttgcaccccattatttttatttctactttgcacattcttccactgcatatctaccattccagtgttttacttgctatattgtatttactttgccaccatggcctttttattgcctttacctcccttctcaactcatttgctcacatcgtatatggacttgtttctactgtattgaCTATGTttattttactccatgtgtaactctgtgtcgttgtatgtgtcgaactgctttgctttatcttggccaggtcgcaattgtaaatgagaacttgttctcaacttgcctacctggttaaataaaggtgaaaaaaatatttttaaaattcaGGCCTTtgctcatagcaaagtgtctgaatacctatgtaaatacgGTATGTTTTTtgtaaatttgcaaacatttctacaaacctggtttcactgtcattatggggtattgtgtgtagattaaaaaatacatgtaatacattttagaataaggctgtaacataataaaatgtgtTAAAGgggaagggatctgaatacttaacAAATGCACTCTATGCCTAGTGCACTGCACTCaacttatttaactaggcaagtcagttaacatcaaattcttatttacaatgacggcctaccataAGGCAAATACCTCCTGCGGGTACGGGGGAATATAGAACAatacacacatcacgacaagagacactacataaagagagacagacaacaacgtagcatggcagcaacacatgattaagcatggtagcaacacaaaacatggtacaaacattaattgggcacagacaacagcacaaaatgcaagaaggtagagacaacaatacatcacacaaatcagtcacaactgtcagtaagagtgtccatcattgagtctttgaatgaagaagTGGAGAAAAACGGCTGGCTTCATTCAAAATACAGCACCGAACCAGTAGGGGGGTAAACATTGGATGTTTTCTTTTTGCTAGATGTTACAATCCAAAACAACTACTTATCTGACAGACGTACAAGAATCCTACCAACCTTGTGTCTGAAGTGACTCTAAACTGCCGTTGGGTGTCATGCTCAGTGAGTCTTGTAACTTCTCAACTGCCAGCTggagacaaagaggagagagatgggacacACAGAAAGTGAGTTAAATTGTCAGCCAGGATCACATAGATGTTGTAATAATCTACAGGTTGAAGTTAGCCTGACCTTCAAAAACACACACCCCCTTGCGAATTGTAATCACTTAAACATACCCTCATAGAAGCCTCCATCAGTTtctccagcctctcctcctcgGGTAGGGATTGGCTGATAGACCTGCATAGAGCTGGATGAGAGGCATTTAGCTTAGCGCGTTTACAGGTATTTTGAGAGTTTTTTGTAAATCACTAGGCCCCAATTGTGCCTCCTTTCCTTACTGCCATTCATTGTTGTTTAGGGTCAACCTGGGATAGGTAGTTGACTCTATCCATAGCTCGGAAAGAGTATATGTTTTACGGCTCAAGAAGATTACCCTCTATCCAACTGGATGCTCTGACTAGTGTCACCCATCCCAGACACCAAAACCAATGTTGTTGACATTGAAAAATACAAGTTTCGGGTCTCACTCTGGGAGGTGttggagagggcagggagagagcgTCGGCCCCTGGTCGACCTCCTCCAGGATTTCCTTTGCGTGCTGCTGGGGCTCAACGACCGACCCTCTGTTAGAACACCCCCCTCAGGGTCCCTTCCCTGCCCCTCTCCTCCAGAACACGGCTCCATCTGTACCTCTGTTGTTTCTGACatatgtgtggtggtggaggaagGAGTGTGTCTGCGGGGAGATTTGGGGTGAGGAGCTGCTGGGCTTGGACTCCCAGGGCAAACTCTTTTAAGTCCCTGCTGAGGGATTTCTTCTTGGTGGACCTTGATCAACAGACAAAATGTGAGTGGGCTTTAAGATCATTCCTATGTTATCGTCAATGGTATGCTAACTTCGTCAGCAAGCTATCATTTTAGTAAGGTTATATTATGTATATTATATTGTCCCTTATGTGCAACCAAATCTGCCTAGACCACAACACAATCAGCTGTTGAGTGTCTTACCATCTTCTGGTGTTCAGCAGAGTGGTCGCAGCTGCGGGTGACAtcaatgaaagagagagaaaaatcaacACAACCACTGAGCATAGTTGATGCTGAAATGGCTAGTTAGCCACGTTGATACACAGCTAACACTAGGACTACTTTAAAATTGGCGTATTGTCTGTGTTAGCTACTAGCTAACAACGTTAGTAGCCAACGTTAGCCGGGCAGTGAGGTCGGAGGTTAACGTTAGGAAGATACTCATTTAATGGAAAACCCAATACGAGCCCCTGAGATAGGACGCCAATTCTTCACAGTGAACTTCAGAAAAACTTTCAGTAACGTTATTAACTAAAAAGATACAAACCTTTCCGATTGCTCTCCAGAATTAATATCCGCCATTTTCTTTTTAAAAATCTGCCCGCGCACAAACAAAATCGCCCCTCCCATGTACAGATATGCATGTCGGGAAATGTAGCATTGAGCGACGTGGCCCCCTATGAACATATTTGGACTACTTAGGATCTAGCTACCATTTCTCTGCATGAACCGTCCCTTAAGCTGTTTTTTTGGGGGACGAGTTGGGGTCTCCTCCTCTCAAGATAACAACCTAATGGTTACCATAATTCagcttttgaaaaaaaaaaaaaagttttttagcACGGTTTGGCACCAAATGAAATCTGAGGTGGCTCCATGTTATTATACTGAACACGAATATAAACGcaaaaaggaaatcagtcatttgaaataaataacttgagccctaatttatggatttaaTTTGACTGGGAATAGATATGCTGTTGGTCACAGATTTAAAAAAGTTAAATGGTGCAGACAAACATGGAAGCTCTGCTTCCATCTCCTCAGCAACTTTGCagacaagcattttgctacacctgcaataacatctgctaaaaaaATGGGCCACAGaatgggcttcaggatctcgtcacggtatgtctgtgcattaaaattgccatAGACAAAATGCATTTGTGTTAGTCGTCCGTAGCTCATGCCTGCCCATACCCTGACCCGACCACCAACatggggaactctgttcacaacattgacatcagcaaaccgctcgcccacatgatgcattacatgacattacatttaagtcatttagcagacgctcttatccagagcgacttacaatgaTGCCATACATgtatgtggtctgcggttgtgaggctggttggacgtactgctaaattctctaaaacggcattggaggcagcttatggcaGAGAAACgtacattcaattctctggcaacagctctggtggacattcctgcagtcaccatgccaattgcatgctccttcaaaacttgagacatctgtggcattgtgttatgtgacagAAGTGCAGATTTTAGTGGCTTTTTcttgtccccaacacaaggtgcacctgtgtaatgatcatactgtttaatgagcttcttgatatgccacacctttcaggtggatggattattttagcAAAGAAGAaaagctcactaacagggatgtaaacaaatttgtgcacaacattttagagaaataagctttttgtgcgtatggaacatttctgggatcttttatttcggcTCATGAAACATGTGATCAACACTtgacgtttatatttttgttcagtatatatataggtCGATGGATGTCCCGTACCAGTCATTATGATATCATCCCACCTCTGTTACCAGTGTAGTAATCTCAGCTACTAGACTATAATCTGTTACAATAGATTGCCAGTGTAACAAGACattaacattttagtcatttagcagacgctcttatccagagcgacttacagtagtgagcacatacattttcatactggtcccttatgggaatcaaacccacaaccctggcattgcaagtgccatgctcaaCCAAGTGAGGCACACGGGACTTAATTACAGTCCTCTCAAACACAAACATCAAGAAAAAGGATCTGAAGACTATTTTTGTGCCCTCTCAACTTGACTTCCAGTTTCAATGTATGCAACTCACTCATCACCTTAAAAATATATGTTCAACCCCTATGTAGGTATAGTAGGCAGTGCACTGCATAGGTAAATGGAACATGACAAAGTAGCACTTGACAAAAAAAGCACCACTTGTATTTGTTGGTCTTTTAGAAGTCTGTAAGAGTTTTATCTTTTTACAAAATGAAGAAGAGAAaacaaaatgggaaaaaaatCAAACACTTCGCAATTCTCTTGGAGAAcgccctgttgtgtgtgtgtgcacgtttcACATGGGCTGGCACACAATCTCTAACGCCACACAATACTGCTGTCTTCTTGGCCTTCAGTGAgaaaagggagggatggagagagggaacaggaaagCAAGAGAAGGGGGAGTCTAACTAGACTTGGGTTCCAATAgtatttattttctttcaaatTCTTTAGCTGCACTTATTTCAACTTGCCTGGCGCAATGGAacagtcccaaaagtgcaaaacCAAAACGCTCAAAGTATTCGAAAGGAAGAAAATACCATTTGAGCCCAAGTTTGTCTCTAGcacaaaataaatgtaattttaAATACATCACTGAAGAAGGGgaacagagggacagagcagagatgGGGTAACATTTAGGGGTGTGGTGCAGCAGTACTGCGCGTCTGCCTGACATGCCTAGTCCATCTCCTCAGCTGTCTTGTGCGTCACATCAGCCTTCAATCTTTTCCTCCCTCCACAAGTCTCCTCAATCCTTTCCCTTTACAGTTTGGTTGCCGAGGGCAGCGGGTTGCTCGGGGCAGCTGTTGGCACGGCAATTCAGGAAGGCAGCCTCAGGGTTCCTTTGCCCAGCAGGAACTGCAGAACGCGGTCAACCAGCAGGGCAGCGACTAAGTCAACCACCAGGACTTGGGCGATAACTAGCTTGAACTGCAGGGCAGAAAACACATAAGAGGTTATAATAATTTATACATCCTTTTgcgctggtttcccagacacagattaagcctagtcctggacttaAAAGGAGAACTTCAAAACATTTTATAATAAACTTAGTTAATTCATTATAAAGATTCATACATGCTTATAACAA
This window contains:
- the LOC118384348 gene encoding kinetochore-associated protein DSN1 homolog, giving the protein MGGAILFVRGQIFKKKMADINSGEQSESCDHSAEHQKMVHQEEIPQQGLKRVCPGSPSPAAPHPKSPRRHTPSSTTTHMSETTEVQMEPCSGGEGQGRDPEGGVLTEGRSLSPSSTQRKSWRRSTRGRRSLPALSNTSQTLCRSISQSLPEEERLEKLMEASMRLAVEKLQDSLSMTPNGSLESLQTQVEDVQKGWCCLAKDLRSEPQCQQPPTSTANDTAMQNTLEQTRKAIHRLQAESASWDSLLDKHRSKAEELARRVEQCQETGVTLDPSCLAQSSQSQLIQNKPDYHSLLCRQQPVLSTMDMVMDTQCKMVRELQSIFEQSQLLVKETSCRLATDVGFQELSSDPVRDLLAGPPPSVSTNASS